One region of Rhodocaloribacter litoris genomic DNA includes:
- a CDS encoding O-antigen ligase family protein: MNASALTPETLGARGRFALWSGLAFGLLLVLYLTWSAPDLVAFLPVVLLGLLWLWWLGKNTTRFLYFTLAAFVLVARYKEGFQVEEIFYGLLYLGFLGYWFTSRFFFYRDPVLQTTTDWSLWLFLIYVTLSFPFTFLHGGDGTVMLSEWLSLSMLAFYFPVKEACSRRASSLRHFFIILAWIGFFIALRNLYEYWLGFRSATALWQIAGGRVTENEHVLMMMSLACLALFLGVQHYRRKIPLLLVFIFLFTGVVIGQSRALWISFALGTFVIFILIDRKRKAQLFLIILSGITVFVLLGILLFDDFFSLVVLGLINRLGSLETATTADISLVNRFIEMKAVWDYILHNPILGYGLGVPYHYYSIVYEFTHETSFIHNGYLGALYRHGLTGASLLFFFYFSTIWQALRLWRQANLPFLPRITGLIVVAAFTAEALVANTENPFTNSDRTLMIGILGGLVAGIRERASKAADPIES, translated from the coding sequence ATGAATGCTTCCGCGCTCACCCCCGAGACGCTCGGCGCCCGGGGCCGCTTTGCGCTGTGGAGCGGCCTGGCGTTCGGGCTGCTGCTCGTGCTCTACCTGACCTGGAGCGCCCCGGACCTGGTCGCTTTCCTGCCGGTCGTGCTGCTGGGGCTGCTCTGGTTATGGTGGCTGGGAAAAAACACGACACGTTTCCTGTACTTCACCCTGGCCGCGTTCGTCCTGGTGGCCCGGTACAAGGAAGGGTTTCAGGTTGAGGAAATATTCTACGGTCTACTGTATCTCGGTTTTCTGGGCTACTGGTTCACAAGTCGCTTCTTCTTCTACCGCGATCCAGTCCTCCAGACCACGACCGACTGGTCGCTCTGGCTCTTTTTGATCTACGTAACCCTCTCCTTTCCTTTCACCTTTTTACATGGCGGCGATGGTACCGTGATGCTCAGCGAGTGGCTGTCGCTCAGCATGCTGGCCTTCTATTTTCCCGTCAAAGAGGCCTGCTCACGCCGTGCGTCGTCTCTACGCCACTTCTTCATCATCCTTGCATGGATCGGCTTTTTCATCGCACTGCGCAACCTGTATGAATACTGGCTCGGCTTCCGGAGTGCAACGGCCCTGTGGCAAATTGCAGGCGGCAGGGTCACAGAAAACGAACATGTACTCATGATGATGAGCCTGGCGTGCCTGGCACTTTTCCTGGGTGTGCAGCATTACCGGAGAAAAATACCTCTACTGCTTGTATTCATTTTTTTATTCACCGGCGTAGTCATCGGCCAGAGCCGGGCGCTCTGGATCTCGTTTGCCCTGGGAACCTTTGTCATCTTTATCCTGATAGATCGCAAACGAAAAGCTCAGCTTTTTCTTATCATCCTATCAGGCATAACCGTATTCGTTCTACTGGGTATTCTTTTGTTTGACGACTTCTTTTCCCTGGTCGTACTGGGATTGATCAACCGCCTCGGTTCACTCGAAACGGCAACTACGGCAGACATTTCTCTCGTAAACAGGTTCATAGAAATGAAAGCCGTCTGGGATTATATCCTGCACAATCCGATTCTCGGATATGGGCTCGGAGTACCCTATCACTACTACAGCATCGTATATGAATTCACCCACGAAACCTCTTTCATACATAACGGCTATCTGGGGGCTCTGTACCGGCATGGACTCACCGGTGCTTCGCTGCTTTTCTTTTTCTATTTCAGTACCATATGGCAAGCCCTTCGCCTCTGGCGCCAAGCCAACCTGCCGTTCCTGCCACGAATCACGGGCCTGATCGTCGTTGCCGCTTTCACCGCAGAGGCCCTGGTGGCCAACACCGAGAACCCGTTCACCAACTCGGATCGCACGCTTATGATCGGTATACTCGGCGGGTTGGTCGCCGGAATAAGGGAACGGGCATCCAAAGCGGCTGACCCGATCGAGTCTTGA
- a CDS encoding flippase, whose product MRSHILKNITWLGAASLAVKPFWIFFLVSLSPRLLGTYEYGVLSAALALATMAGSFSDLGMSQYTLREVARHPEHAGTFFSNFIPLRSTLLFAGILVAVIAAYLMHYTPDGLLAVVFAGFYWSMENLLYYVRVYFRAFEILRVEAISTVLEKAIVIACGTLMLWQTRQATWTLAGMATGMAFVTTVNLVWVARHLAPFRLRAFTFSFLRPTLPAMIPLGIAGFLTVFYTRTDLVMIEVMLGEVPTGQYAQAYRILQALGLIPFVVAYSALFPRLSATYQETNPSAFRRLLYQGLAGLGGTGMLTALALTWLAPFIIHLLVPDPGFAPAIQTLRILAWTFPFTCLSSLFYVAFISMNRHRLPILTLALATLLNIGANVLVIPRYGIDGAALVTVLSEVFITAVYATYYAFFMPWPAYSPRPFDTHL is encoded by the coding sequence ATGCGTTCTCACATTTTAAAGAACATAACGTGGCTGGGGGCTGCAAGCCTGGCGGTAAAGCCTTTCTGGATCTTCTTTCTTGTCTCACTCAGCCCGCGCCTGCTGGGCACCTACGAATACGGCGTCCTGTCGGCGGCCCTGGCCCTGGCTACGATGGCCGGCTCGTTCTCTGACCTCGGCATGTCCCAGTACACGCTTCGGGAAGTAGCCCGGCATCCCGAGCACGCCGGCACTTTTTTCTCCAACTTTATCCCGCTCCGAAGCACGCTTCTCTTTGCCGGCATCCTGGTCGCCGTGATCGCGGCCTATCTGATGCATTACACCCCCGACGGACTGCTTGCGGTCGTCTTCGCCGGTTTTTACTGGTCGATGGAAAACCTGCTCTATTACGTACGGGTCTACTTTCGTGCCTTCGAAATCCTGCGCGTCGAGGCCATTTCGACGGTACTGGAAAAGGCCATCGTCATTGCGTGCGGCACCCTTATGCTCTGGCAAACCCGGCAGGCTACCTGGACCCTGGCCGGCATGGCCACCGGGATGGCCTTCGTCACCACGGTCAACCTCGTCTGGGTGGCCCGCCACCTTGCCCCTTTCCGTCTTCGAGCTTTTACCTTTTCCTTTCTGCGACCGACGCTCCCGGCCATGATTCCGCTCGGGATCGCGGGCTTTCTGACCGTTTTCTATACCCGCACCGACCTCGTCATGATCGAGGTCATGCTGGGGGAGGTCCCGACCGGCCAGTACGCCCAGGCCTACCGCATCCTGCAAGCCCTGGGCCTCATCCCCTTTGTGGTGGCCTACAGCGCCCTTTTCCCGCGCCTGTCGGCCACCTACCAGGAAACCAACCCGTCCGCTTTTCGGCGGCTGTTATACCAGGGCCTGGCAGGCCTGGGCGGAACCGGGATGCTCACAGCCCTGGCGCTGACGTGGCTGGCCCCGTTCATCATCCACCTGCTGGTGCCCGATCCCGGCTTCGCGCCCGCCATCCAGACGCTCCGCATCCTGGCATGGACCTTTCCGTTCACCTGCCTGAGTAGCCTGTTCTACGTGGCCTTCATCTCGATGAATCGTCATCGTCTCCCCATTCTGACCCTGGCCTTGGCCACCCTGTTGAACATAGGGGCCAACGTTCTGGTAATTCCACGTTACGGCATCGACGGCGCGGCGCTGGTAACGGTCCTGTCGGAAGTGTTCATAACGGCGGTATACGCCACCTACTACGCCTTTTTCATGCCCTGGCCGGCATACTCCCCCAGACCCTTCGACACGCATCTTTGA
- a CDS encoding glycosyltransferase family 4 protein: protein MESPIFYFPRMLPFNYRVAVLERLNERLGGRLIVCSGQAPEATALQSITDEEQRGYRVIHLRNLWWRGEKVHAQCFGRAFREGGRPSVIMAEESPRTLTQPWLLRYARRHGIGRVLWGHFSSNNRPFSPENRADRYRIWLARQAEAVVCYTEEIADLLRPFIPAERLFVARNTLDTDTLFALYDHLAAEGKARVRRRLNLPEDHPVLVFIGRLIPEKGTGLLLDVFSALQARRPAHLLIIGDGPDRTAMEERVRKDHIENVRFLGAMKTWEASAPYLFAADVMFQPGYLGLSVNHAFAFGVPVVSQAAPPDGRRFHSPEIAFVKPGRNGMLAEHGNPAALLAALETVLDQQARFSHEALAYARSHLTLTQMVDGLEAAIRYAEDPAHHLSA, encoded by the coding sequence ATGGAATCGCCCATATTCTATTTCCCCCGCATGCTCCCCTTCAATTACCGCGTAGCGGTGCTGGAGCGGTTGAACGAACGTCTCGGGGGGCGCCTGATCGTGTGCTCCGGGCAGGCCCCGGAGGCAACCGCCCTGCAATCGATCACCGACGAGGAGCAGCGGGGCTACCGGGTTATTCACCTGCGGAACCTGTGGTGGCGCGGGGAGAAGGTACACGCCCAATGCTTTGGACGGGCCTTTCGGGAAGGCGGCAGGCCGTCCGTGATCATGGCCGAGGAATCCCCCCGTACCTTAACCCAGCCCTGGTTGCTGCGCTACGCAAGGCGCCATGGAATCGGGCGCGTGCTCTGGGGACACTTTTCGTCGAACAACCGCCCCTTTTCGCCGGAGAACCGGGCGGATCGCTACCGCATCTGGCTGGCCCGCCAGGCCGAGGCCGTGGTATGCTACACCGAAGAGATCGCGGATCTCCTGCGCCCGTTCATACCGGCAGAACGCCTTTTCGTGGCCCGCAACACCCTGGACACGGACACGCTCTTCGCGCTTTACGACCACCTGGCCGCCGAAGGGAAAGCCCGCGTACGTCGCCGCCTGAACCTCCCCGAGGATCACCCGGTGCTCGTTTTCATTGGCCGGCTGATCCCGGAAAAGGGCACCGGCCTGCTGCTCGACGTCTTCTCGGCCCTGCAGGCCCGGAGACCGGCCCACTTGCTCATCATCGGCGACGGGCCGGACCGCACGGCCATGGAAGAACGCGTGCGGAAGGACCACATTGAAAACGTCCGCTTCCTCGGTGCCATGAAGACATGGGAAGCGTCCGCCCCCTACCTTTTCGCCGCAGACGTGATGTTTCAGCCGGGCTATCTGGGCCTTTCGGTCAACCACGCCTTCGCCTTTGGCGTACCCGTGGTGTCGCAGGCCGCACCGCCCGACGGCCGCCGCTTCCACAGCCCGGAGATCGCTTTCGTGAAGCCGGGCCGCAATGGCATGCTCGCGGAACACGGCAATCCGGCGGCGCTGCTGGCCGCGCTCGAGACGGTGCTCGACCAGCAGGCGCGCTTTTCACACGAGGCGCTCGCGTATGCCCGCTCCCATCTGACCCTCACCCAGATGGTCGACGGCCTCGAAGCCGCCATCCGCTACGCCGAAGACCCCGCCCATCATCTTTCCGCCTGA
- a CDS encoding class I SAM-dependent methyltransferase, translated as MIATLEWIACPYCGADDAAPWGEEAGYTAVQCRPCGFVYVNPRPPLDAIDEAAQTGIHTTERGTVNVVSRIGFRRDKVRMFRKRMAALYPEHELRARPVRWLDVGAGFGELLAALENLVHPASRLEGIEPCLPKVEVARRHGLYVSARTLSEVHETYDVISLINVFSHLPDPAAFLGELTRRLEPDGEIVLVTGNGADVRREEYPDALCLPDHLVFAGERHVRGLFDRLGFEMVQVHRYRYFLLDPLPLRVVKNVVKRVLGRPVTRPNTGPFRSLFVRARRKAHVPRR; from the coding sequence ATGATTGCTACACTGGAGTGGATCGCTTGTCCATACTGCGGGGCGGATGACGCGGCCCCCTGGGGCGAGGAAGCCGGCTACACGGCCGTGCAATGTCGGCCGTGCGGCTTCGTTTACGTCAACCCGCGCCCCCCGCTCGACGCCATCGATGAGGCGGCGCAGACGGGTATTCACACCACGGAGCGCGGGACGGTCAACGTGGTGAGCAGGATAGGTTTTCGCCGTGACAAGGTGCGCATGTTCAGGAAGCGGATGGCCGCGCTGTATCCCGAGCATGAACTGCGTGCTCGCCCGGTACGCTGGCTGGATGTGGGGGCCGGGTTTGGAGAGTTGCTGGCCGCACTGGAGAATCTCGTGCACCCTGCTTCCCGCCTTGAAGGGATCGAACCCTGTTTGCCCAAGGTGGAGGTGGCCCGGCGGCACGGATTGTACGTGTCGGCCCGAACGCTCAGCGAAGTGCACGAAACGTATGACGTCATCTCGCTCATCAATGTCTTCTCGCATCTGCCCGACCCGGCCGCTTTTCTCGGAGAGCTCACCCGGCGTCTCGAACCCGATGGGGAGATCGTCCTTGTGACCGGGAACGGGGCGGATGTGCGCAGGGAGGAATATCCGGATGCACTGTGCCTGCCGGACCATCTCGTCTTTGCCGGAGAGCGGCACGTCCGCGGCCTGTTTGATCGCCTGGGATTCGAAATGGTGCAGGTGCATCGATACCGGTACTTTCTCCTGGACCCCTTGCCCCTGCGTGTCGTCAAGAACGTCGTCAAGCGGGTGCTGGGACGGCCTGTGACGCGTCCCAACACCGGACCGTTTCGGTCCCTTTTCGTGCGTGCCCGGAGGAAGGCTCACGTGCCACGCCGGTAG
- a CDS encoding glycosyltransferase family 4 protein translates to MRILVHDYAGHPFQVQLSRALARRGHDVLHTYCGSLPNTAHGIMHRLAEDPPAFDVEAVRLPETLDKYRYVRRWRQEVDYGRRLTGVVVRFRPDVVLSGNTPLDAQARLLAACRRRGTRFVFWVQDLLGEAAHRVLRRKLPLAGDLVGRYYVRLEGRLLRRSDAAVVITDDFVPLLTRRGVPADRLHVIENWAPLEKTPVRPKDNAWSRAHGLAGRRVLLYSGNLGMKHDPALLVRLARHFRDTPDVRVVVVSEGLGADWLREQQAAHGLDNLLLFGFQPFERLPDVLGAADVLLALLEPDAGVFSVPSKVLTYLCAARPVLLAVPPENLAARIVAREEAGRVVAPGDAGAFVAAAETLLADGDLRARLGRNARAYAERTFDLERITDAFERVLST, encoded by the coding sequence ATGCGCATCCTCGTCCACGACTATGCCGGCCACCCGTTTCAGGTGCAGCTCAGCCGGGCGCTGGCGCGGCGCGGGCACGACGTGCTGCACACCTACTGCGGCTCGCTGCCCAACACGGCCCACGGCATCATGCACCGCCTCGCCGAGGACCCGCCGGCGTTCGACGTGGAGGCCGTCCGCCTGCCCGAGACGCTGGACAAGTACCGCTACGTCCGGCGGTGGCGGCAGGAGGTGGACTACGGCCGCCGCCTCACCGGTGTGGTGGTACGCTTCCGGCCGGACGTCGTCCTCTCGGGCAACACCCCGCTCGACGCCCAGGCCCGGCTCCTGGCCGCCTGCCGTCGCCGGGGCACGCGGTTCGTGTTCTGGGTGCAGGACCTGCTCGGGGAGGCCGCCCACCGGGTCCTCCGGCGCAAGCTCCCCCTCGCCGGCGACCTCGTCGGGCGCTACTATGTGCGCCTCGAAGGCCGCCTGCTCCGCCGGAGCGACGCCGCCGTGGTCATCACGGACGACTTCGTTCCCCTGCTCACCCGGCGCGGCGTGCCGGCGGACCGGCTGCACGTGATCGAGAACTGGGCCCCGCTGGAAAAGACGCCCGTGCGCCCGAAGGACAACGCCTGGAGCCGGGCCCACGGGCTGGCCGGCCGGCGCGTGCTCCTCTATTCGGGCAACCTGGGCATGAAGCACGACCCCGCCCTGCTCGTGCGCCTGGCCCGGCACTTCCGCGACACGCCGGACGTGCGGGTGGTTGTCGTCTCCGAAGGCCTGGGGGCGGACTGGCTGCGGGAACAGCAGGCGGCCCACGGCCTGGACAACCTGCTCCTCTTCGGCTTCCAGCCCTTCGAACGGCTCCCCGACGTCCTCGGCGCGGCCGACGTGCTCCTGGCCCTCCTCGAACCCGACGCCGGCGTCTTCTCCGTGCCGTCGAAAGTGCTCACGTACCTGTGTGCCGCGCGGCCGGTGCTGCTGGCCGTGCCGCCGGAAAACCTGGCCGCCCGCATCGTCGCGCGGGAGGAGGCCGGCCGCGTGGTCGCCCCCGGCGATGCCGGCGCCTTCGTGGCAGCCGCCGAAACCCTGCTGGCCGACGGCGACCTGCGCGCCCGGCTCGGCCGCAACGCCCGCGCCTACGCCGAACGCACCTTCGACCTCGAGCGCATCACCGACGCCTTCGAACGCGTCCTTTCCACATAG
- a CDS encoding BamA/TamA family outer membrane protein: protein MLVTPACRTLLLMVMILGLALPALAQEAPAPTARYTAERNLVVSALQTVLGVIREVLAEHDSGELGERLRAMRRHLTDATVPLGLAPGPVSTAREDDLRQLERLLLDLYDQLRDLRHELEDSERFALANRLYPIERSLRDALVTVRRLTAPDDASYAAAVDAGTLRSPRHEPAGRTTGRHRPPDRRPPFAHPARWRPDWDTPYAMVGEVWNRWPYPATALYRPIPAIRYNRVEGLVLGIGRGPLDWDSYERSRLYGQVAYAFGLERFRYEAGLEVRLGPRYGNDGFDVKLGGAYRKQTTTDDLWKSSWLENTAAALLFRNDFFDYFETEGWTIYAVTHLTPYLQAGAGFRQESHTQLNRTTSWSLFGGPGFRDNPDIRVGEMNTLALTLEGGRVEDFDDRPRGAGFRLEAEFGDGLGGDFAFNRYTGDLRLYLLPAGHTGLNLRLRGGLATGEVPPQKWFTLGGIGSMRAYPQNAFTGTRALLANAELAFYEDSPLDDLLWDGLYVFGLFDAGWTGAPGQAFALDDVLPAAGFGIGLDDRRLRLELVWPLRDPGTGTDPTLWLRITPAF, encoded by the coding sequence ATGCTGGTTACCCCGGCCTGCCGCACGCTCCTGCTCATGGTGATGATCCTGGGGCTGGCCCTTCCGGCCCTCGCCCAGGAAGCCCCTGCTCCGACGGCGCGTTACACCGCCGAGCGTAACCTTGTCGTCTCGGCGTTGCAAACGGTCCTCGGTGTCATCCGGGAGGTGCTGGCCGAGCACGACAGTGGAGAACTGGGAGAGCGTCTCCGGGCCATGCGCCGTCACCTCACCGACGCCACCGTGCCACTCGGCCTCGCGCCGGGTCCCGTCTCCACCGCCCGCGAGGACGACCTCCGGCAGCTCGAACGGCTCCTGCTCGACCTCTACGACCAGCTCCGCGACCTGCGGCACGAGCTCGAAGACAGCGAGCGGTTTGCCCTGGCCAACCGCCTCTACCCGATCGAACGCAGCCTCCGCGACGCCCTCGTGACCGTGCGCCGCCTCACCGCCCCCGATGACGCCTCCTATGCCGCGGCCGTCGACGCCGGAACCCTGCGGTCCCCCCGCCACGAACCCGCAGGCCGGACGACGGGCCGGCACCGCCCACCCGACCGCCGGCCCCCCTTCGCACACCCTGCCCGGTGGCGACCGGACTGGGATACCCCCTACGCCATGGTCGGGGAGGTCTGGAACCGCTGGCCGTATCCCGCCACCGCCCTCTACCGTCCCATCCCGGCGATCCGGTACAACCGCGTCGAAGGGCTCGTCCTGGGCATCGGACGGGGACCGCTCGACTGGGACAGCTACGAACGGTCCCGCCTCTACGGACAGGTCGCCTATGCCTTCGGCCTCGAACGCTTCCGCTACGAAGCCGGCCTCGAGGTACGCCTGGGCCCCCGCTACGGCAACGACGGGTTCGACGTCAAGCTCGGCGGGGCCTACCGGAAACAGACCACCACCGACGACCTCTGGAAGTCGAGCTGGCTCGAGAACACGGCCGCCGCCCTGCTTTTCCGAAACGACTTTTTCGACTATTTCGAGACCGAGGGCTGGACGATCTACGCCGTCACCCACCTGACCCCGTACCTGCAGGCCGGCGCGGGCTTCCGGCAAGAGTCCCATACGCAACTGAACCGCACCACCTCGTGGTCCCTCTTCGGCGGTCCGGGCTTCCGGGACAACCCGGACATCCGGGTCGGAGAGATGAACACGCTCGCCCTCACGCTGGAAGGCGGCCGCGTCGAGGACTTCGACGACCGCCCGCGCGGGGCCGGCTTCCGGCTCGAAGCCGAGTTCGGCGACGGTCTCGGCGGCGACTTCGCCTTCAACCGCTACACGGGCGACCTCCGCCTCTACCTCCTGCCGGCCGGGCACACCGGCCTGAACCTGCGGCTGCGCGGCGGCCTGGCCACGGGCGAGGTCCCCCCCCAGAAGTGGTTCACCCTCGGCGGCATCGGCTCCATGCGGGCCTACCCCCAGAACGCCTTCACCGGTACACGCGCCCTGCTCGCCAACGCCGAACTGGCCTTCTATGAGGACTCCCCCCTCGACGACCTGCTGTGGGATGGCCTCTACGTCTTCGGCCTCTTCGATGCCGGCTGGACCGGCGCTCCCGGCCAGGCGTTCGCTCTCGACGACGTCCTCCCGGCCGCCGGCTTCGGCATCGGCCTGGACGACCGCCGCCTGCGCCTCGAACTCGTCTGGCCCCTGCGCGACCCCGGCACCGGCACCGACCCGACGCTCTGGCTCCGCATCACCCCGGCGTTCTGA
- a CDS encoding SpoIID/LytB domain-containing protein, which produces MSALSLRRSPALLVVACVLVCSRAAALPADELLRIRILTRHQPETVELSGEEGLLLFAGANVEPLHRLAPGEIAALSVRGSEVFVEMGDLRLNALSLRAVPTAGGALTVRVARGASPGLSRRYGGSLSVSAEGGQLQLVNHIDVETYVASVVGSEYGFDDLEGAKAMAVIIRTYALRALGKFGEAYDHVDHTLSQVYTGLDAITPTAREAARLTAGEILTYDGHPVEAVYFAASGGHTADNDAVWNTPPRPYLRGRPDPYDRSPHATWQFVAPRKALLDALSEAFGFRVEGFLIEARSRDGRVQTITLLGNPERSVSGNDFRLAVLRRFGTTSLKSTLFDARVRGNEYVFDGRGFGHGVGLSQWGAHEMARQGHTYRDILAFYYTNVTLQKGADYAALLKREVTPAVTGRTTTAPIEPPPVRSGAGPAEARNARRAAAEAAPPPPTVTPGAGVPSWTGVFRPATSASPARDDARRPGRRIGW; this is translated from the coding sequence ATGTCCGCGCTTTCCCTCCGACGCTCCCCCGCCCTCCTGGTGGTGGCCTGTGTGCTGGTCTGTTCCCGGGCTGCCGCCCTGCCGGCCGACGAGCTGCTGCGCATCCGCATCCTCACCCGCCACCAGCCCGAGACCGTCGAACTCTCCGGCGAAGAGGGGCTGCTGCTCTTTGCCGGTGCCAATGTGGAACCCCTGCATCGCCTTGCACCCGGTGAGATCGCCGCGCTATCCGTGCGCGGAAGCGAGGTGTTCGTGGAGATGGGTGATCTCCGGCTGAACGCGCTCTCGCTCCGGGCCGTCCCCACGGCCGGAGGCGCCCTCACCGTCCGGGTGGCCCGGGGTGCCTCCCCCGGCCTCAGCCGCCGGTACGGAGGCAGCCTGTCCGTCTCGGCCGAAGGCGGGCAACTGCAACTGGTCAACCACATCGACGTCGAGACCTACGTGGCCAGCGTCGTCGGCAGCGAGTACGGCTTCGATGACCTCGAAGGAGCCAAGGCCATGGCCGTCATCATCCGCACGTATGCCCTGCGCGCCCTCGGCAAGTTTGGCGAGGCCTACGACCACGTCGACCACACCCTCTCCCAGGTCTACACCGGCCTCGACGCCATCACGCCGACGGCCCGCGAAGCCGCCCGCCTGACGGCCGGCGAGATTCTCACCTACGACGGCCACCCCGTCGAAGCCGTCTACTTTGCGGCCAGTGGCGGGCACACGGCCGACAACGACGCCGTCTGGAACACGCCTCCCCGCCCGTACCTCCGGGGACGGCCCGACCCCTATGACCGCTCCCCCCACGCGACCTGGCAGTTCGTCGCGCCCCGGAAAGCGCTCCTCGACGCCCTGTCGGAGGCCTTCGGCTTCCGTGTCGAGGGCTTCCTCATCGAAGCGCGGAGCCGGGATGGGCGTGTGCAAACCATCACCCTGCTCGGTAACCCCGAGCGGAGCGTCTCGGGCAACGACTTCCGCCTGGCCGTCCTCCGTCGTTTCGGCACGACGAGTCTCAAGAGCACCCTGTTCGATGCCCGCGTCCGGGGCAACGAATACGTGTTCGACGGGCGCGGCTTCGGGCACGGCGTGGGGTTGAGCCAGTGGGGCGCCCACGAGATGGCCCGGCAGGGACACACCTACCGCGACATCCTCGCCTTCTACTACACGAACGTGACCCTCCAGAAGGGAGCGGATTATGCCGCCCTGCTCAAACGCGAGGTGACGCCGGCGGTGACCGGGCGAACGACGACCGCCCCCATCGAGCCGCCCCCGGTGCGTTCGGGCGCAGGGCCCGCCGAAGCCCGCAACGCCCGGCGGGCCGCCGCCGAAGCCGCCCCGCCGCCCCCCACCGTGACACCGGGGGCCGGCGTGCCCTCGTGGACCGGTGTGTTCCGCCCGGCGACCTCGGCCTCCCCGGCCCGCGATGACGCCCGGCGGCCCGGGCGGCGTATCGGCTGGTAA